The following DNA comes from Rhodothermales bacterium.
GGATCAATACAAAACGGGGACTTGCGACGAGGATCTTAACCGTTTGTCAATGCGGCAATGCGAGTCTGCGCGCCCCGCGCTCACTTAAGGCGTCGGACGACACTTCTAAAGATCTCGCTTAGCCCGGGCTCCGCCTGTGCAGCCGCTGCGAGGACATCTGCAATGGAGACTTCCTCGAGCGTGTCCGGAAAGCACTCGTCAGTGATCACCGAAACGGCCATGCACCGCATGCCCATGTGACGCGCAACGATGACTTCGGGCACCGTGCTCATTCCGACCGCATCCGCTCCAATACGTCCGAGGAAGCGATACTCAGCCTTCGTTTCGAGATTTGGACCGGTTACCGCACAGTACACTCCCTGCTGAAGGTTGATGCCTGCAGCCGATGCGGCCTCGTCCGCGAGGTCACGCAGGTTCGTGTCGTAGGGCTCACTCATATCGAGGAATCGAGGACCCCACGCGTCGTTATTCGGGCCTGAAAGCGGACTGACGCCCTGCAGGTTCACATGGTCGGTTATGAGCATCAGGTCGGCACGGCGAAATAGCGGATTCATGCCGCCCGCAGCGTTCGATATCAACAGAATCTCGATCCCAAGCTCACCGAGCACGCGAATCGGGAAAGTAATCTCGCCGGCATCATACCCCTCATACAAATGGAACCGTCCTTGCATCGCAACAACCGGCTCATCATCGAGGGTGCCAACGATAAGCCTGCCGTGGTGAGACTCTACGGTCGACACCGGGAAATGCGGAATGTCATCGTATTCGATGACCGCAGCCTCGTCAATGTCGTCGGCCAGGCGACCGAGACCTGTCCCTAGAATGAGCGCGATGCGAGTCTGGGAGGGTAACGTTCGCCGAATGAATGCGGCAGCCTCTTTAACCTGATTGGCATAGGCGGCCGGCGCACGATCACCGGCCGAGTAATAACGGGCCATGGAATTGAGATTCGTTTTCGATCGGATGACAGACTGCAATCTCAGGCGAGATCATCCAGAATTTTACGAATCTTATCCATCTCCGCCGAATCACGGTGCGATCCAGCCGAAGACTGGGGCTCTATGGCCACCTGGGCTGCAGAATCCTGTTCGGCTGTGGGTGCCTTCGTTGACGCTCCGACATCATCCTGGTCCGCGACGTCCTCGTCCGTGAAGAGAAGTGTGTCGTCGGAGAGTGCACTCTCGACTTCGTCATCCAATCCGATTTTGTTGAGAGCGGCTTCCTCGAGCGCTTCCATATTCTGCACGGCTTCGCCGTCGTCGTCCACCGGAGCAGCCACAGGGGCAGGTGCGTCGGTCATCTCTAGGCCCTCAATTGCCGGCTCCACCGCCACGGGATACTGACGATCAAACTCGTCCAGTAAGTCCAGTTCCGTTTTCAGCAAATTCCTCAGCCTCGCGAGCACTTCGTTGCGCCGCGACTGCAAGTCGGTCAGATTGCGACGCAACTCATAATGATCACTTTGGGCCTGATGCTGAATTCGTGTCGCACTATCGGCAGCCGCC
Coding sequences within:
- a CDS encoding purine-nucleoside phosphorylase; amino-acid sequence: MARYYSAGDRAPAAYANQVKEAAAFIRRTLPSQTRIALILGTGLGRLADDIDEAAVIEYDDIPHFPVSTVESHHGRLIVGTLDDEPVVAMQGRFHLYEGYDAGEITFPIRVLGELGIEILLISNAAGGMNPLFRRADLMLITDHVNLQGVSPLSGPNNDAWGPRFLDMSEPYDTNLRDLADEAASAAGINLQQGVYCAVTGPNLETKAEYRFLGRIGADAVGMSTVPEVIVARHMGMRCMAVSVITDECFPDTLEEVSIADVLAAAAQAEPGLSEIFRSVVRRLK
- a CDS encoding DivIVA domain-containing protein encodes the protein MRLSSLDIKKQDFKRVMRGVDPEEVQAFLQMVAEQWQSQEDDQNRLEHKITELETKLDHYKQVEEALQEAVKTARESSRQTLDAAKTKAKGIVEAAADSATRIQHQAQSDHYELRRNLTDLQSRRNEVLARLRNLLKTELDLLDEFDRQYPVAVEPAIEGLEMTDAPAPVAAPVDDDGEAVQNMEALEEAALNKIGLDDEVESALSDDTLLFTDEDVADQDDVGASTKAPTAEQDSAAQVAIEPQSSAGSHRDSAEMDKIRKILDDLA